The window GCGAAAAATCCCCAGCCGTCGGATGCGGACATCGACAACGCCATGTCCGGCAACATTTGCCGCTGCGGAACCTACCCCCGCATTCGCGCCGCCATCCATCAAGCGGCGGCGCAAATCAATCAGAACTCAAACCAGAAATAGAGGGGGAAGGGGTTATGGAGACCATTGCATTATCCCGTAGAGACTTGCTTCGGGCTTCCCTCAGTGCTGGCGGCGGACTGATGGTAGCTTTGCAGTTGCCTGGTTGCGCGTCCTTGCCGCAAGGGATGGAGACGAATTCGCTGCGACCCAACGCTTGGCTGGAGGTCACGCCGGACAATCGCGTTATTCTGACCCTGGACCGGGTGGAAATGGGGCAGGGAACCTACACGGGCATGTGTACGCTGCTGGCGGAAGAGCTGGATGTCGATCCTGCCTCCATAGAGGTAGTGTTTGCGCCGGTGGACTCCGCCTACGAACAACCTGACTTCGGTCTGCAAATCACTGGCGGCAGCACCAGTTTGAGTAGCAACTGGGTGCGATTGCGGGAGGCGGGAGCTATGGGGCGGGCCATGCTGGTCGCCGCCGCGGCCCAGGTCTGGAGTGTCCCGGTATCGTCGGTTCTCGCTGAGAATGGCGTCTGCCGGCTGCACGAAGACGGCCCATCGCTGAGTTATGGCGAGCTGGCGGAACTGGCGGCGAAGCAGCCCGCGCCAGCTAACATCACGCTAAAGTCGCCGGAAGCGTACCGCTACATTGGCAAGTACAACCAGCGTCTGGACGCTTCTTTGAAAAGCTTCGGCCGCGCAGACTTTGGCATCGATGTGCAATTGCCGGGTATGTTGTATGCGGTGATGGCGCGCGCTCCGGCGGCGGGAGGAACTGTGCGTGCACTGGATGATGTGGAAGCGCGGAGTATGCCCGGGGTGGTGGCGGTCATACAGGTTCCCCGGGGCGTCGCCGTTGTGGCGGATAAATACTGGCGCGCCCGTCAGGCCCGGGACAAGCTGAAGATTGAATGGAATACCGGCGAGCTGGGGGCGTTGGATACGGAGTCTGTATTCGATCTTTACCGGCGAACGCTGGCGACGCAAAGCGGAGATACGGTTCGCAGCGAAGGCGATGTCGAGAGCGCATTGGCGTCAACCTCCCAAAGAGTGACGGCGGAGTACCGCGCTCCGTTTCTCGCCCACGCCACTATGGAGCCGCAAAATTGTACGGCCTGGTTTCGGAACGGGCGTTGCGACGTATGGGCGCCCACCCAGGGGCCCGATGTGGCGCGGGCGGTGGCGCGCAGAGAATGCGGCCTATCCGCCGCCGACATTCATATTCACACCACCTTTATCGGCGGTGGGTTCGGGCGTCGCCTGAGCCAGGATTTCGTCGGCGAAGCGGTCTCCATTGCGCAACATTTTGATCGTCCGGTGAAATTAATCTGGTCGCGAGAGGAAGATATTCAGCATGATTTATTTCGTCCCGCTTCGCTGCACCGGCTGACGGCGGCGTTGTCGCCAGAGGGAGAGGCTCTCGCCTGGACTCATGACATCGCCGCGCCGCGGGTTATCGATCATTATGCGAAGGAAGCCGCAGGGGCGGTCGCTCCGACATGGGCGCCGCAAGCCATGGTGCGCATGGCCGCAGGCGTGGCGAAAATGGTCACGCCGGACCAGAGCGCCTACGAAGGCGCGGAGGATGTCCCTTACGCGATTCCCCACATCCGCGTGCGCCATATGAAGGCGGACTCTGGAGTACCTATCAGTTATTGGCGCTCGGTCGGCCACTCTTTCAATGCTTTCGTGGTGGAAAGCTTTGTGGATGAGTTGGCCTATCACGCGGGGCAAGATCCTGTCTCCTATCGAGAACTACTGCTGCGTGACCATCCACGCCACCTGCGAGTGCTACGAGCGGCGGCGCAGAAGGCGGACTGGAATAGTCCGCCGGCGCCGGGCAGAGCGCGGGGCGTGGCCTGCCATAAAAGCTTTGGAACCTATGTCGCGCAGGTGGCGGAAGTGTCCGTGGAAAACGACGCCATCCGTGTGCATCGGGTTGTATGCGCCGTTGACTGCGGACTGGCGGTGAATCCTGATACGGTGATCGCACAAATGCAAGGCGGCGTCATTTTCGGCTTGACAGCAGCTCTGTATGGGGAGATAACCCATACTCAGGGTGCGGTGAGACAGTCAAACTTTCACGATTATCCGGTATTGCGCATGAATGAAACCCCGGAAATTGATGTGGTTCTGGTTGGTGGTGACGCCGCTCCCACCGGAGTAGGAGAGCCGGGAACGCCGCCCATAGCGCCGGCGGTGGCCAACGCCGTATTCAGGCTGACCGGACGACGCTTGCGCGACCTGCCGTTGCGGCTGAAAACATGAATATAGCCGGGAGATTATAATAATTATGGGATGGTTGGTGCTGGCCGCAGGACAGAGCCGCCGCTTCGGCGCGGACAAACTGACGGCTAAAATGAGAGACGGACGTGCGCTGCTGGCGCACACTCTGGCGGCGTTGACGGCGACGGAGCAGCCGGTGCTGGTGGTGGTCAGACCCGGACACAACGCCGTCACTGCATTGTTAGATCGCCTTGACGTTCCCTATACGGTTTGTCCCCACGCGGAGGCGGGTATGGGCGCTTCATTGGCATGGGGGGTGTCGCAAGTACGGGACTGGATGTTTTGCGGCGTGGCGTTGGCGGATATGCCTTACATTCGCGCAAGCACGCTGGCTGCGCTGCATGAGCGTGGAGAGGAAGAGCGCATCGTCGCGCCTTTCTATCACGAGCGGCAGGGACATCCGGTGATTTTCGGACGCCGCTTTTACCCGCAATTGATGGCTCTGGGCGGCGACGCCGGAGCGAAGTCGGTGTTGCAGCGATACAGTGATGCGTTATTGCGTTTGGACGTGGAGGATCGCGGGGTGCTGTGCGATGTGGATACCCCGGATGATATCCATGAAGCGCGGCAGGAAGGAGTCGCTTACTCTTTGCCCTGAACCCGCTCGCTGTCTGAGCCCTGTCTTGCGCATCCTGCGGGACAGGGCAAGCTCATCGGGCGATGCTCGCCCGGCCTTATGCTTTTGTCCGGCTTACCAGGGCAACAATTCCCCATTCGCATGCCAGAACTTCCCTGAGTTCTCCAACGTCAGCTCGTCTATGCACGCGGCCAGCCCCTTCGCCGATACGTCGGGAGTGATATCGCCGGAATGTCCGGTCATGTCCGTAATAACATAGCCAGG is drawn from Hahella sp. KA22 and contains these coding sequences:
- a CDS encoding NTP transferase domain-containing protein, with protein sequence MGWLVLAAGQSRRFGADKLTAKMRDGRALLAHTLAALTATEQPVLVVVRPGHNAVTALLDRLDVPYTVCPHAEAGMGASLAWGVSQVRDWMFCGVALADMPYIRASTLAALHERGEEERIVAPFYHERQGHPVIFGRRFYPQLMALGGDAGAKSVLQRYSDALLRLDVEDRGVLCDVDTPDDIHEARQEGVAYSLP
- a CDS encoding xanthine dehydrogenase family protein molybdopterin-binding subunit, with amino-acid sequence METIALSRRDLLRASLSAGGGLMVALQLPGCASLPQGMETNSLRPNAWLEVTPDNRVILTLDRVEMGQGTYTGMCTLLAEELDVDPASIEVVFAPVDSAYEQPDFGLQITGGSTSLSSNWVRLREAGAMGRAMLVAAAAQVWSVPVSSVLAENGVCRLHEDGPSLSYGELAELAAKQPAPANITLKSPEAYRYIGKYNQRLDASLKSFGRADFGIDVQLPGMLYAVMARAPAAGGTVRALDDVEARSMPGVVAVIQVPRGVAVVADKYWRARQARDKLKIEWNTGELGALDTESVFDLYRRTLATQSGDTVRSEGDVESALASTSQRVTAEYRAPFLAHATMEPQNCTAWFRNGRCDVWAPTQGPDVARAVARRECGLSAADIHIHTTFIGGGFGRRLSQDFVGEAVSIAQHFDRPVKLIWSREEDIQHDLFRPASLHRLTAALSPEGEALAWTHDIAAPRVIDHYAKEAAGAVAPTWAPQAMVRMAAGVAKMVTPDQSAYEGAEDVPYAIPHIRVRHMKADSGVPISYWRSVGHSFNAFVVESFVDELAYHAGQDPVSYRELLLRDHPRHLRVLRAAAQKADWNSPPAPGRARGVACHKSFGTYVAQVAEVSVENDAIRVHRVVCAVDCGLAVNPDTVIAQMQGGVIFGLTAALYGEITHTQGAVRQSNFHDYPVLRMNETPEIDVVLVGGDAAPTGVGEPGTPPIAPAVANAVFRLTGRRLRDLPLRLKT